In Notamacropus eugenii isolate mMacEug1 chromosome 1, mMacEug1.pri_v2, whole genome shotgun sequence, one genomic interval encodes:
- the LOC140518240 gene encoding uncharacterized protein encodes MADQRQDRRSCIREAFSVIHTRVGIKKRQRKMLHRFKGDHKKNRMELAEGIIREFLDPYDGDSEDIPNLSDYSLNNCSLGDVSCSRVSNSQNSHLPEEVATEDSTFLKSPELAKSTSWTSPAFETNDVYMQPMNEVKLPVEIINQEVRDCSARPSEPSELSVDSRIIPKMQGPRLEHYWFMNIDPPKPVRHLENIARVPLKPASFMYDKDFKLYKPPLFKRKLELPHSECEKIKRKKQHMA; translated from the exons ATGGCCGATCAAAGGCAGGACAGGCGTAGCTGCATCCGAGAAGCGTTCAGTGTTATCCACACCAGGGTCGGCATcaagaagaggcaaagaaaaatgctCCATCGTTTTAAG GGCGATCACAAAAAGAATCGCATGGAACTTGCAGAAGGTATCATAAGAGAG TTTTTAGATCCTTACGATGGGGACTCTGAAGATATACCGAATCTTTCAGACTACAGTTTGAATAATTGTTCCCTTGGGGATGTGAGCTGCAGCCGAGTTTCAAATTCACAGAATTCACATCTCCCTGAAGAGGTTGCTACAGAAGACTCCACCTTTCTGAAAAGTCCAGAACTTGCCAAATCTACCAGTTGGACTTCTCCAGCATTTGAAACAAATGACGTGTACATGCAGCCTATGAATGAAGTGAAATTGCCAGTAGAGATCATCAATCAAGAGGTGAGAGACTGTTCAGCAAgaccttcagagccatctgaattgtCTGTGGATTCTAGAATAATTCCCAAGATGCAGGGGCCAAGGTTAGAACATTACTGGTTCATGAATATTGATCCTCCTAAACCTGTAAGACACTTGGAAAACATAGCAAGAGTGCCTTTGAAGCCTGCCAGTTTCATGTATGATAAGGACTTTAAGTTGTATAAACCACCGCTGTTCAAAAGAAAACTGGAACTACCACATTCAGAGtgtgaaaaaattaaaagaaagaaacagcatATGGCATAA